The genomic DNA atctctcaCCGTTAATATGTTGTTGGACAGGAATATAAATGTTTCTTCATACAAGAAATTCCTAAAAGTGACAACCAGCCACAAACATAGAGTATTTCTACACGAAATACTTCATATTCAACATACCTTATCTAGGCTGCCTTCCACATTCTCAAATGCTTGACATGCTTCTTGTGGGCTACTAAATATGGCAACAGCAGCATACTTGTCTCCTTGTTGTCTCTTTGATGTCTGACAGGAAGTCACCAAATTAGAAACTTAACATGAATACATATTCGTAGTCAGTAAATTAATGCATGATTCAGCAAGGAGGCCAATTCATAGTATGAACAAATCTAATAACCTCCCTGTTGGTAGTTTCTAAACCGACTCGACACAACTAAATCTCACTCAGCTGCTAGGATTGGGTCAATTTACTCTCACACAAGAACAAGGCAAGATTATAACTAACATGTAATTGTTACTGAAGTTCTAAATCCTAgttgttcaaaaaaaaaaaaaatccccttCAAGCACATGAATGAAGAGACATCATGATTTGAATCATCTAACTggaattacaattaaaaaaataaaaataaaaatcacctCTTATTGTTTGTTGAAGATAAATGTCACATTGCAATACTTGGTGTGTCATACTACACGCGCAAAGTTGGGATATAAACTTTGTATTCCAAACCATATGGCAGTTGAGTTAGCAAATGATCACTTATCCAATCATCTCATAATTAAAGAGATGTTGCCACATGGGTTGGGAAACTAATTTGGGATCCCAACTTCATATGTGTAGCAATATTATACTTAAAAACTGATATGCTGGTATCCCCTCTGACCAAAAttgattgaatataaaatttcactACTTGAATAACATGGGCCATTGAATGCATATAAAACTTAGTGATTAAAGGGCcattaatatgaaataaaattttagcaAGTCAAGAATTTTCAAGTTCACGATGCAGAAAAGTGACACTAATTTTTTCCTCTCAAGTGCATTTCTAAGCTCTGGATGATTAGCATGTAGACTGTCCATTCCTTATTGCTGTGATGATGGTGCATTAACTCAAATTGATTAGCGAGATTATAAAATACAGTACTCAACCTTGACTTCAATTGTGAAGTCCCCAGGAATAACACTGTGTAATTCTTCACTAGGCACATTGAATGGTATCCTGTGGATAAATAGCTTTGCCTTGTCTATTTCTGGAACCTGCGGttttaaatatgcaaaatatgataatatgaaATCAGAATAGAACTGAGCAGGATTCACTAGACCAAACTTACATCTTGAACAATGGGCATAGTATTATCAAAACCATGCTCTATTACAGCAAGAACTAGCTTCATTGCAGCACATGCATCATCTAAACAATCATGTGGAGCACCACTTTTCCGAATTTCATAGCCCAGCACAGACTGtcaacaagaaaatttttagATGAACATATAAAACTGAAAGTAACTGCATCCTTTCATCAATGCActaaacattaaatttaaccacAGAAAAGTCTTgaatgagataaaaaaaaaaaagaatggaaTTGTTCACAAGTCTTTGCTGTGATAAGCCTGGATAGTTCAGAGTAAATTCTTTATATAACCGGTTCAAAACAAAAGGGAAAGCTGTAGGGTCCTCCTttaccatatatatacatacaagtgcatacaaaattaatgaaacttgccttgcacaaattattcaaagaaGGTCTTCTATTTCCATTTGAGTATTTGAAGATTAAGGAGGTGTCAATGACTCTTGGATGATCTACTTTTAGTgctgtaaaaaataaataaataaataaaaagggatACTGCAAAAGCAAAGAGTAAGTTGTAACTACATTGCACCATGGTCCCATCTGAAACctaaaactgtttcaatgtcACCTAAACAAACTCAAATATGAGTAATGCCGCTTAACTTACCATTTAGGTCATTATTCAAACTGTGGCCCACTAAAATGTTTCCATGTGATAGTAGCTTCTCCATTCTTCTCTGAAAAAAGCAGtaataatttcaaacaaaaaattgcaGAGAATAACCCCGAAAACCAGGGGgaaaaaaaaccacaaaattTACCTGTATATCTGCCAATGAACAGGTAACACCAACCAGATCTTCAGCAGTAACTCCAGTAATCTCAGATCTATAATCAGCAACTGCTTTGTTAGGGTTCACAAGTTCATCCAACTTTACCTGGAAAACCAACCCCAAAATCTCATTTTATATGGGAGCGGAGGGGACATATGATATTATGTATATGaaattgatcaataaataaCAGCCCAAACGTAAAGGCTGAACTATTAAGAACAAGGTTAAAGAACGAGTATCTTTCATTTCTGGGTTGTTGGAGCATATGCTATTGCAGGAGTTGAAAGCCATATAATACCTCTAAATTGCGATTGACAACACACACCCTCACCAAAGCCTCACTGCCATCTTCACAAAGAACCATCTCACAATCAACAGCGTACATTGTGTTTGATGTCATCACTTTGGATTTCTCACCAAGCTTGGTAATTACCCACTCCTGGTATGCAAATCAGAAGTTAAAAGTTGTAAGCCACATTGAAAGTTATCAAAACCACATGAAAAGGCACAAGTAACAGAAAGCCTAGATGTTGAAACGCTAATTTGTATTCAGAAGCACATATGAGAACAGCCAGATAACTCATCTTTCTTCCTCGAGCTATATAAACAGCACCAACTACCTATAGTAATAACTACATTTACAGAGAGGTAGAAGTACTTTTATTTACCAATTGACAAAAAGTGTCTAAAACAAAATTGACCAAAATCAACACAATTAATTAACTGTGTCCATATTAACTCAGATCTTCTActagaagataaaatttaaacagCAACTACAGTTAGAGAtagtttatgaattatttttaaaaaaattaacatatatgaTTAAGAAAAATTCACTTTGGCATTCCATTACACGTTTAGTTATTACCAAACCAATATGAACGccagtaaataaattaaacgcATAATTTTCCTATCAATTAGTTGAGTCCACACAAAATTTAGCAAATGGGTTACAAAGATTGCAAGGTGTTACATGTTTAGTAAATAAAAGGTTGTCTTCCAGTCAGCGCATATATTCAAATTTCCAGGTATCAACATGCCAATGGATTTCTTACCACATTTAAAGAAATGAAagcttttcaaaaattaattaaaatgaattaacatGGGCAAAGATTGAGAAGCCAAACCTCATTACATGATGGGAACATATAATTCAATGCATACTGAGGGTGTTGAAGAGTTAAACGAACCAGCCTCTGCACTACCACCATGACAAAATAATAGACATTACAGCAGAATCTTCTAAGAATTAAGATTGTAAAGTTTAGCATACAGGTGTTAGAATCAATTAGAACACAAAAGAATTGAGTTATAACACTATAATGACTAAGAAAGGCATGTGCCATTATGAAGTTGCTGGCAGTTTTGAAGTTATGCAGTCATGACTCATACGAATGTAACATAGGGAACTAGCTATAACGAAACATGAAACCCTAAAAGGAAGGCAGAAAGTAACAACCAAGGTTTTCAATATTACTCAAGTACACTTACAGCAAAAAAGTCCAGAACGTTAAGCTACAGGCAGTCATTACATATGAAAACAGAAACTCTAAAGAAAGCAcatttaatcattattattttaggacaaaatggaaaaaaagcCATATAGTTTTGTCAATATGCGTATCAAAACAAGGCACACGAAGCTTGAAATACAATCAATCAAGCCACAATTTAACTTCTATCATACTAACAATGGATAAGCAAAAAGCAGCAACTGAGAATATGAACTGCCATATGCAGCTTTATTGGAACTGCAGGCCCAACCCATCAATGCATGAAAATGAACTAGATCATACCTGCTCAGGGGATTTATCATCAGGAGATTTCTTTTCATATAGCTCCAATATATCACGATTCTGATGATGTTGCAACACTTTTGCGATAAACTGTGAATGAcaaggaatcatttatgcttaaCAACGAGACATGATGCTTAATCAAGGAGTTATTAAAAGTGACTATAAAAGATCAAAACAAAGTTACCTTTAAATCATCATCCTCAGTGAATGTCTTTAGAAAAGATACCAAAACATCGTTGGACCTCTTAGCCGGATCACTTAAACTAGAGCCAAACTTTTTGTCATAACTATTCAAAAAGTCTTTCCAACCTCCAGCAGTGCCCTGCATTCCTTGCTTTTGGACCATCTTAACAATTCCAACAAGAACCTAGCAACATCTTAAACGTTAATATGAGGtacccaaaaataaattaacaatgaaAAACCCAAACCTTGTAATCAAAACGTATGGTTGCATCTCATTGGAATAACAGCTGAAAAgcaatcaaaaacaaaaaaagacaaaaaacagCTGCATGCCCTTTCCTAAACGATTGACTAGAGCTGAACCATTACCAATATCACAAAGTGACAGAAGTTCAAACACAGACACAAGGAttataattgtaatataaaaGCTTCGTTTTTGGGCATTGAATTCGAGTATGATTGAAAGTAGATGGAGTTAGAGATCGTCATCTTCAGAAAAAATAAGGGAGTAGGCATCTTCAAACTCCAATTTAAAAGGTATAATTCCATGCGACCAAATGCAAAGTAAgcattttcataattataacATACAAAGCGCTAAAGTTACAGTCACAacgttaaaattaaaagttttaaaatcttaaattatgCAAAAACTATTGTTAATCATAGACCAAGTTAAGGCAGAAATTCGTAAAGTTATAGCCGCAAGAATCGGATTCGATGATAAGCGCTTAcctttttctctaaaatatcGAGTTTCTGGTCCATTCCGGGTTACTACTTTGCCGCTACTGACGACTGAACAAACGGGGAAGATGATGTtcaagggtttagggtttgcaTCTATGCAATATCCATCGGGgcaattttggtatttaatattaatatggaatttagatttttataagggatttaattatattaaaaaaaaagtgattttttgttagaataaaGTTGGATCTAATTTCAGCcgtcatttatttatatttacttttctagatttaaaatatttttgaaaaataaccaaaatctAAGCGACTGGATTATATAACTTCAAGATCTAAGGGTCCATTTTCAACGCCAAAATATAACGAATGAcctaaaaatgttaaaattgggTTATTTTACAACAGGCAACATCAGATGTTAGACTAAGCAGCTTATTTTTGCAACGTGTGAGTTTGAATTTTGGTTGGAAATTTACAATTTAACCcgatttaaattagaattatattaaagaatattaactcaaaattaattttttaatattcagattgacctaatataatataaatcgattcaaaattatttattatttttatcttcatatttttttatcaaataattttaacctattattaataaaacatatgatataatattttatcttatttatatatgatttaaaaattacatatcattACATTTAAAACAcgttaataattttactaactcaattacattttcattattaaataataaaatatttatatgaaaattaagaataatataagtaattgtTTCTATATAAAGATACTattatatacaatatgtaaGGATTTCAATTAGTATGATATTATACtttaacatttctataatttatttctaataaattttactaaattaatatttctttaaacatTCGAGTCAGTTCAGGTTACTTTCTTATCATCTTTAACACTATTTGATTAAATCTGAAATCATATCGTATTACCCTGAAacaaattttttgtaaaaaaaactcatccctaatttaatttttttcatatcatatCGTACTAAGTTAGCAAATCTCATTAAAAGTCACATTATTactatcaaataataaaatatttaaatgaatattaagaataatataaataattacatctATATAAGAATACTactttatacaatttataataattttaactactattgatattgttcttttaatatttctataacttatccttaataaattatatcaaagtAACATTTCTcgaaatatttgaattaatttaagttaattcgAGTTACTTTTATGTCATTCTTAATGctatccaatttaattttgaatcatatcacattaacttaaaataaattttgtgattaaaaaaCTCACcctaatatgatttttttggtATCTTATCTTGTCCAGATGGTGAACcgtgttaaaaatttcaagctATGCAGCAAGCTACACCAACCAAGAAGTGCAGAGCAATTAGTTGATAAGGACCGTCATTGCTTGACCATTCATCAACGGATGCTACTTCCCACATATTAGGAAAAAGTGCAAACCTACAGCTGCAGAAGTAGAAATAATGACACTAGAAATAATATTGTTTCCGTAAAGCAGAAATCTAGAAACAGGTTCATAAATGTCATCAATATCCATTGGAGAGGAAGCAATTAAGGGGCTAATAAATACAGAAGTTGCGGTCAATGAAGTCGAGATTATCAAAACACCAAAGCATCCAATGTAAAGACGGCTTTCTGTGTTggttattcaattataaaagtGACCCCATAGGCGTTCGCTTTCGCGTCTCTCTAAAATTGTAGTTGCGGTACAATCTTGGTTTATTTTAGTCCAGAATAACAAAATTAGAGTCCACGAGAGAGACTCAGTCCAAATCCTACAAACGGAATTGCTGTGATATGTTGTATTTTCCATTGTCCAAGCTTTTTAGTTTTTTGAAGTAAAATCGAACGTCAAAGACTGACTAGTGATGgggtcattttttttaaaaccacaGAATCGTTGCCTGAAACTCACCACTAACCTGGTAAAGACTGTTGACTTCCGTTCCGTATAGGATTTCCACGTCAGTTTGGTCCATCCACCAACAACTTTCAGTTTGGCTTCTGATCCTCGTCTCCCGATCCTAGTCAACACAATCTTCCAGTATTGACCCGCTCAATGCAATAGAAGTCTCAACACAAAATATCATTCTCCATTCCTTACATGGCTTTCATTGAGAAAATTTTACCGTGTTGAAAAAGAAACGACTCCAATACGCTGCTACCATAATGACCAAACTACAATTTAGTGGAATGAGGAGACCTGCCAAAGAGATTAATCCAACCAACCATAATGCAACAATTCTAGAGAGTACAACATATGTGCTACTTGACTACCCATCAATCCGTAGGCGGAAGCAAACAATGGATAAAGTAGCTATTCCTCCAAGCTATCAACTGAAAGGGAACTTATACCATTTGATCCCTGAGTCAGCCAAATAGGTTAATAAAATGCATAAACCAGTTAGAAACACAACATTTTTCACATATGTTACCACCATGGAGTCTAGATACCAGTTTTCACTTCAAAATAAGCTTATGAAAAAACACAACACCCAACTCTCGTGTAAATGAGAATTGATTCCTAGACCTTTTATAAACTTGCAAGGGATTTTAACAGTTCTGACATTATCTAAAGTCTTAATACAAGGACAACAGGTAGTAGCTCACAGACCATGGATTGTGGATGTGATATGCCACAAATCATTGTCTACACATAAGTCTGTACATTATAATTTTCCATATGTATTGCAAAACTACTCCCATCCCCACAACAAAATTAGACAGAAAAttcaaaggaagaaaaacaacTTCAAAACGACAGATTGAAGGATTAAATCCTCATATCATAACCAGTTTGGCATACAATGTTAAACAGGAATAACAAGAATCTTTCACAATCAATTTCTGTCACCTATCCATTTAACAAATTACAAGTTCtcacaaaaaaaatatactaaaacaTTGAAGCCAAAAAAGGCTTAAAACGCAACATCATTTCAATGTATCAAAGTACAAGAATAAAGTGACTACGACAAGATTGAATTTTCCAAATCTTTTACAGATCATTCATAATTTGTCATTAGAACTGCTGCTTTCACCATTTGCCCATCTTCTAAATTTGCCAGCCGCCAAATTCCAACCGCCAACAAGTCCAATCTTTACCTTCGAATAGGACAATCTACCAACAATGTTTGGTGAGGCATCAGGAACATTTACCTGCCCTCCCATCATTGGAACCTCCAAACCACTTTCTTGTAGTCCACCATCACTAACACTGGCATCGAAGACATCAATCTCTTCAACATCCAAATTTACAATTAAAGATCCTCTACGTGCTCTCAACCACTCTCCCACTTCACTACTCACTCCTTTACATTTCTTGACCttaatttttaccaaattaggGCACCCCCAAGCAAGTGCTTCGATCCCAAGGTCTGATATAGCACACCCTTTAATACAAAGCCTCTTCAACGCCACACATTTGGCAGAAATACATGCAATCTCCGCATCACCAATCGTTCCACTTCCACAAAGTGCTAACCTCTCCAATTTTGAACAATTACAGGCAATTGCTGTCAAACTTAAGTGGGTTGCATTAACCCCAATTAAAACAAGTTCTTGTAAATTAGGGCAGTGTCTGGCCACAGCAATTAAAGCCTCATCACCAATCCTATTACTCCTCCATCCATCAATGTGAAGCTTCCTTAACAAGCTACATTTCTGAGCTATACAAACAAGCCCTGTATTTGAACACTCGGGAGCTTTgacaatatgtaaattttcaatGCATGAACATTTTGATATCGCAGTTAATCCAATATCAGTTAATTGAAGCCTTTCAATATGAATTTCGTTCAAAGAAGTGCTTTTTGAATttccaataatatttaatactcTGTCCCAATCACCTAAACAAcgaataattttcaaagttctGAGGTTTTTAGCTCCGATTACTAAAGGTTCAAAAGACTGACCGTTGACCAGCTCTTTCAAGCAAATTGACTTCAAAGATGAAGCCGCGGAGAATCCTGGACCAATCAGCTGGGTTCCATCACGAATTCCTCTAAGCCGCTTGATGGAAAGCTCTTCGAGAAGAAAGCAGTGATCAAGAACCGAGTTGATACCTTTGGCTCCGAAAGTGCATGAGCCACAAGACAGTTTCTTCAGAGTTTTGCAGTTCTGAGCAAATGTAGAAATCCCGTGGTCCGTGATCTCGCGGCAACCACGAAGCTTGAGGCAGGTGAGTTTCTGACAACGTAGCGAGATCAAAATGAAAGCGTCGTCGTTAACGCTGATGGATTTCCGATCGCATCGGAGAGCCAATTTCGTCACGGAATCAAATCGCTTGAAAATCGGCGGGAGATACGACAATATCTCGCCCTGCGCGTTCAGAGAAAGCCGATACCGACTGAAAGCGTCCACCTGAAGCCACCTCTTGCACACAAGGGAACACTGTTTCCGATCCTTCGCCCCgagaaattgaaaaacataCGCCAAACAATCGTCGGGTAAATCGGCGGTATAATCTTGACTCCGAACAACTTCCTCAGCAAAGTCGTTTGAAAGACGCGGTGGACTAAGAGAAAACCGATCGGTCGGCTCTAAAACGGTGGACGGTGATTGGCCCATGAGATGAGAAGTTGAAATACACGCACAGAGAAAATGAATTTTGCGAAGTTGCTTTAAGAAATtcgataatattaattattatttttcggTGGGGAGAAAGAGAGCGTTATAAAGAGGCATTAGGCAAGCAGGTGGCTGGACCTGGATGGTTCAGCTtctgttttggttttggttcgTTAGCTCATGATTTTTTACCCCCGTCAAATGGGGTTCGTCTGCGTGTCATCTTGTGATTGGGGATTTGCTTCAACATCACAGCCGTCCAATTTGATGACTAGGAATCTAAGTCATACtggagctttttttttttgtgacgTGGAACTGTAGATTGCCGTGAAATCCTAGATGGCCGTAAATTCCGGCGtctaattttttagattcaaatgtaaataaataaattgataaagcCAATCTTTTTGACTGTTCAAATgttctaaaagaagaaaatgattagaatgagaaatttaaaattgtaaCTTACGCTAAGTTTCCCTTCATTACTATTATTCATTTTCTCCCCATAACGAGATATTCAGtcaatttgaaaagtttaaaaattttttttttttcgtaatcCGAGACTCAGTTGTATTGGTTTGACAAAAACTCTTATAATAGTAATCAGATCCATAACTATTATATgaaataactcaaaattttataagtataataGAGATTCAAATTtcgatatttttttaaaaaattttaatattctatcaattttattaatttttgagatcCTTCAACTGCAAGGTTAAGAGCCTTGCGATCTACCGATTGAGCTAGACAAaccacaatttttttataaatattatgtatgaaatatttagtaattcatatttgttaattttaatttttagttatatttcaattattaaattttttcgtCATTCCTTTTAACTATGGTTTTAGTCAATTGCTAACCAAATTGGTTTCGACTAActtgaaaactatttttataattaaattacattaaactGTATGAGTCATTTGATTGAACATGATACAAAATCTTGGTTTGACTTGTCAATATagaagattaattttttaaaaaaattattataaaaacttaaataatttatttatcacatttgaatatatatcatcaaattaatattattttaatattaaataaatcaaaatatataattaataataaaatatatataaaattttaaataattaatcaatttaatcacTAATTAACTAAATCAACTACCGATTGGatcaaataatcttttttattatattaatatccgatcaaattttaaaattattgtttttatctaTTGAAAGGCCCTAATTTCTAAGGATGCACAATTTTgtagaaaagatgaaaaaaggAATATGGACCGAAGTGCCGACTAGACTAGGACAATAGTCAGACACGTTAAAACCGATGGTCAAATAGTGAGAAACAGCTGCAGGAAGAATTTTCCACGGCAGTCGAGTGCTCCCACcaagaaaaatacaatttttatttttttatttttttattttccaattagtcaattaaatatgaaatgtctatGGGCTGTGAAACACTTGCGCCGAGACAAAGTGCTgctaaagaaatgaaaatgtccgtgtaattatattttttgtagtCTAAATTGATTCGTGATGGTAGACATTCATTTAAATAACTACATTTAAGATGGAGTGAACCTTGTAATATAAAGGGCAATGGAATTATTTTCCTACCAAAAGTTTACTCTTTTTATAAGTTTCTGttcattatcttttaaaaaactaaatactTACCTATAAATCgttaaagttaattaaatttgttagttttaaaattatatctcatttttttctcttaaaccttaaaaactaataatttttcttcaaactgAAGTCTTGAAAAAGTTACATTTCCCTCTGGTAGGTTTAGGGTTTCTTCGGCAACAAACTTGATCCCCTTTTTCGATGATGAACTCTCTCCCTTCTTTAGCGATGAACATGTTTGTCAAAGACAAAGATACCATATTTGTTTTTTGTctttagacaaagacaaaacatCTTTGTCATCAATGAAGACATAGCCTTTTGTCAAAGACGACGTCTATGTCTCTGATGAAGACATTTATTTCCAAAGCAAAGAGAGAGTTCATCTTTGAAGAGAGAGGTTATTGGAGAAGGGAGAAAATTCGTCACTAGAGAAACTTTAAACCTGGTAAgggaaatataacttttttaaagCTTAAgtctggaaaaaaaattttagttttagaatttatgggagaaatgagataaaattttatttttttaatatcattagtcaaatgacaattttatctttagaacaaacaaattttgttaattttaatagtttataagtgcatatttgagttttttaaagataatgaatgaaaatttaaaaaaagagtaaacttggggtgggaataagtcttatTCGGactaatataaatatgtgataaatatgagatatatgTTAAAGAGTATGCCCccataaaaacatttttcaccAAATAGGTGTTGCCTTGTATAGTTGTATGGATGAATGAATCGACAAATTCAATCAAAGTTGCTggcaaaataattattaacaGATCTAATAAACAAACAGGTCAATCTAAGTGTAATATAGGTCAAAACGGGTGCAAatgaaataaatacaaattgagATATACAagtgatgattttgaaaactcatacCCAATCTTGTGAGTATGTATAAACCCACAAATTACccgtaattattaatttattaagtttaatacTTTGTTTTTTAGTTATCTTATAAACTTCCaacacaaaattaatcaaatcattaCTAAAACTTGAAGGGCAACAAATGGTCACCACAAAGGTCCAACAGGTTGACTAAGATGTCAACATAATTGTAGGTTGGACGATGAAACGCAAATGAATAGGTGCGAATATGTATCTAGATGGaggaaaatattacaaaaatatggCTAAATTTCACCATAACTTGTTTGATTAACGCCCAAATGAATGCTTTAATGGGCCAAAATATAGGTCAATGTTACGTgtcaaaagtgtatataaataatattagtatatataaaatatgttattatatgatcggatattactttatttttaattcaaaatcattcaatcacataatgacacattatctgtatattcaaattatatattaaaagtgtgtacatatggttttatttattgtaGTTATGAGCatttcacaaaattatatatatataatataatataaatgttatttatagTTGGTTTTATATTACGAGTAACCCACTCATAGGTATGTCTAACCTGTTCGTTAAAAGGAATCGGAATCGAATATGGTAAATTAAggcaatcaatttaatttactaAGATAAAAAGTGATTTCTCATGAGGTATATGTATGATTTCATTGGGCTGCAGACGTAACTCAAACTTATATTCTTGCTTCTGCTTTATCGTGTTcacattatttttatcttttcttttaaaaagcaaatcttatttcaatcaaattaaccATTCGAGATTGAATCGATTACactaaaaaaaaacaaaatttattacattaaataaatcaaaattttaatctaaaaatatcattaaaagagATTTGAacccttatttttatatttaaaatctcaattcTTTGTCATTCAAATTATCTCTCCAAG from Mangifera indica cultivar Alphonso chromosome 16, CATAS_Mindica_2.1, whole genome shotgun sequence includes the following:
- the LOC123199489 gene encoding small RNA degrading nuclease 1-like; amino-acid sequence: MDQKLDILEKKVLVGIVKMVQKQGMQGTAGGWKDFLNSYDKKFGSSLSDPAKRSNDVLVSFLKTFTEDDDLKFIAKVLQHHQNRDILELYEKKSPDDKSPEQRLVRLTLQHPQYALNYMFPSCNEEWVITKLGEKSKVMTSNTMYAVDCEMVLCEDGSEALVRVCVVNRNLEVKLDELVNPNKAVADYRSEITGVTAEDLVGVTCSLADIQRRMEKLLSHGNILVGHSLNNDLNALKVDHPRVIDTSLIFKYSNGNRRPSLNNLCKSVLGYEIRKSGAPHDCLDDACAAMKLVLAVIEHGFDNTMPIVQDVPEIDKAKLFIHRIPFNVPSEELHSVIPGDFTIEVKTSKRQQGDKYAAVAIFSSPQEACQAFENVEGSLDKDSSGRQQKLVKFQTSKGVTRGIYVRKMACDALPGEVLVKRALEGEENTGLSKKRKIEQINEEIMSGLDKCKCKEHIKEIERLRKMANSNQCEDHLREIERLKQELIEKDFQISKQHKMISLLEEKLQRKKDKKNKGR
- the LOC123199490 gene encoding F-box protein SKIP2-like, whose product is MGQSPSTVLEPTDRFSLSPPRLSNDFAEEVVRSQDYTADLPDDCLAYVFQFLGAKDRKQCSLVCKRWLQVDAFSRYRLSLNAQGEILSYLPPIFKRFDSVTKLALRCDRKSISVNDDAFILISLRCQKLTCLKLRGCREITDHGISTFAQNCKTLKKLSCGSCTFGAKGINSVLDHCFLLEELSIKRLRGIRDGTQLIGPGFSAASSLKSICLKELVNGQSFEPLVIGAKNLRTLKIIRCLGDWDRVLNIIGNSKSTSLNEIHIERLQLTDIGLTAISKCSCIENLHIVKAPECSNTGLVCIAQKCSLLRKLHIDGWRSNRIGDEALIAVARHCPNLQELVLIGVNATHLSLTAIACNCSKLERLALCGSGTIGDAEIACISAKCVALKRLCIKGCAISDLGIEALAWGCPNLVKIKVKKCKGVSSEVGEWLRARRGSLIVNLDVEEIDVFDASVSDGGLQESGLEVPMMGGQVNVPDASPNIVGRLSYSKVKIGLVGGWNLAAGKFRRWANGESSSSNDKL